From one Ursus arctos isolate Adak ecotype North America unplaced genomic scaffold, UrsArc2.0 scaffold_1, whole genome shotgun sequence genomic stretch:
- the MAIP1 gene encoding m-AAA protease-interacting protein 1, mitochondrial isoform X1, giving the protein MALAVRLLPRLLLFPPLFGGPARPRTPGIAEVRAPLAGLCCFCRRLLGSGAAPFPRVTWASAPPARGPQRPLLSPPGLPAAFSAFPAYPRRGYSAEEQPQPRQKTKMIILGFSNPINWVRTRIYAFLIWAYFDQEFSIAEFSEGAKQAFAHVSKLLSQCKFDLLEELVAKEVLHVLKEKVTLLPDNHKNALAADIDEIVYTSTGDISIYYDEKGRKFVNILMCFWYLTSANIPSETLSGASVFQVKLGDQNVETKQLLSASYEFQREFTQGVKPDWTIARIEHSKLLE; this is encoded by the exons ATGGCGCTGGCCGTTCGTCTTTTGCCCCGCTTGCTGCTCTTTCCGCCGCTGTTCGGCGGGCCCGCTCGACCCCGGACTCCCGGTATAGCCGAGGTGAGAGCGCCGTTGGCTGGACTTTGCTGCTTCTGCCGCCGCCTCCTTGGCTCCGGAGCGGCCCCGTTTCCTCGAGTCACTTGGGCCTCGGCGCCGCCCGCTCGGGGCCCGCAGCGTCCCCTGCTTAGCCCTCCGGGACTCCCCGCCGCCTTCTCTGCTTTCCCTGCCTACCCTCGGCGCGGCTACAGCGCCGAGGAGCAGCCCCAGCCGCGCCAGAAAACCAAGATGATCATTCTGGGATTCTCCAACCCCATCAACTGGGTTCGGACTCGAATTTACGCCTTCCTAATCTGGGCCTATTTCGACCAAGAGTTCAGCATCGCAGAATTCTCTGAGGGAGCGAAGCAG gcttttgctcATGTGTCCAAGTTACTGTCACAGTGTAAATTTGATCTATTGGAAGAACTTGTGGCCAAAGAG GTGCTCCATGTATTGAAGGAAAAGGTTACTTTACTACCTGACAACCATAAAAATGCCCTTGCTGCTGACATAGATGAAATTGTATACACATCAACAGGAGACATCTCCATTTACTATGATGAGAAAG GAAGGAAGTTTGTTAACATCCTGATGTGCTTTTGGTATCTAACCAGTGCCAACATCCCCAGTGAAACTTTAAGTGGAGCCAGTGTATTCCAGGTTAAGTTGGGGGATCAGAACGTGGAAACTAAACAACTTCTTAGTGCAAGCTATGA ATTTCAGAGGGAGTTTACACAAGGAGTAAAGCCTGATTGGACCATTGCACGGATTGAACATTCAAAGTTATTAGAATGA
- the MAIP1 gene encoding m-AAA protease-interacting protein 1, mitochondrial isoform X2, producing the protein MALAVRLLPRLLLFPPLFGGPARPRTPGIAEVRAPLAGLCCFCRRLLGSGAAPFPRVTWASAPPARGPQRPLLSPPGLPAAFSAFPAYPRRGYSAEEQPQPRQKTKMIILGFSNPINWVRTRIYAFLIWAYFDQEFSIAEFSEGAKQAFAHVSKLLSQCKFDLLEELVAKEVLHVLKEKVTLLPDNHKNALAADIDEIVYTSTGDISIYYDEKENGR; encoded by the exons ATGGCGCTGGCCGTTCGTCTTTTGCCCCGCTTGCTGCTCTTTCCGCCGCTGTTCGGCGGGCCCGCTCGACCCCGGACTCCCGGTATAGCCGAGGTGAGAGCGCCGTTGGCTGGACTTTGCTGCTTCTGCCGCCGCCTCCTTGGCTCCGGAGCGGCCCCGTTTCCTCGAGTCACTTGGGCCTCGGCGCCGCCCGCTCGGGGCCCGCAGCGTCCCCTGCTTAGCCCTCCGGGACTCCCCGCCGCCTTCTCTGCTTTCCCTGCCTACCCTCGGCGCGGCTACAGCGCCGAGGAGCAGCCCCAGCCGCGCCAGAAAACCAAGATGATCATTCTGGGATTCTCCAACCCCATCAACTGGGTTCGGACTCGAATTTACGCCTTCCTAATCTGGGCCTATTTCGACCAAGAGTTCAGCATCGCAGAATTCTCTGAGGGAGCGAAGCAG gcttttgctcATGTGTCCAAGTTACTGTCACAGTGTAAATTTGATCTATTGGAAGAACTTGTGGCCAAAGAG GTGCTCCATGTATTGAAGGAAAAGGTTACTTTACTACCTGACAACCATAAAAATGCCCTTGCTGCTGACATAGATGAAATTGTATACACATCAACAGGAGACATCTCCATTTACTATGATGAGAAAG AAAATGGAAGGTAG